One Romeriopsis navalis LEGE 11480 genomic region harbors:
- a CDS encoding YlxR family protein: MEDEALIKNHRRCVSCRKVAPKSDFWRIVRQHPGHQLVLDQGMGRSVYLCRNWDCLKLAQKKDRLSRALKVKVSTVLYQSLEQRLESQQQTSASANLQSGDCGVTAIN; this comes from the coding sequence ATGGAGGATGAGGCATTGATCAAGAACCACCGTCGCTGCGTGAGCTGTCGTAAAGTTGCGCCGAAATCTGATTTCTGGCGGATCGTGCGGCAGCATCCTGGTCATCAACTTGTGTTGGATCAGGGGATGGGGCGATCGGTCTATCTCTGTCGAAATTGGGATTGTTTGAAGCTGGCGCAAAAAAAAGATCGACTTAGTCGAGCGCTCAAAGTAAAGGTTAGTACGGTTCTATACCAGTCTTTAGAGCAGCGTCTGGAATCACAGCAACAGACGTCAGCATCAGCAAATTTGCAATCGGGCGATTGCGGTGTCACCGCAATCAACTAA